A region from the Fusarium graminearum PH-1 chromosome 4, whole genome shotgun sequence genome encodes:
- a CDS encoding ribose-phosphate pyrophosphokinase I — MLDQMANEIKLISGSSHPEISAKVASRLGIEIANTMSLNYSNRETSVSIGESVRDEDVFILQSTAPGDVNDGLMELLIMIHACRTASARRITAVIPSFPYARQDKKDKSRAPISAKLIANMLQVSGCNHVITMDLHASQIQGFFNVPVDNLYAEPSVLRWIRENLNVENCVIVSPDAGGAKRATSLADRLNTGFALIHKERPRPNVVGRMVLVGDVQDKVAILVDDMADTCGTLAKAAETVHKHGASEVYAIVTHGILSGKAIDTINSSVLSGLVVTNTVPLGDKIERCPKLKVIDVSGTLAEAIRRTHNGESVSYLFNNAPV, encoded by the exons ATGTTGGACCAAATGGCGAACGAAATCAAACTCATCTCGGGGAGCTCCCACCCCGAAATCAGTGCCAAAGTCGCTAGTCG GCTCGGCATTGAAATCGCCAACACTATGAGCCTCAACTACTCCAACCGTGAGACTAGCGTTTCTATCGGCGAGTCCGTCCGTGATGAGGACGTCTTTATTCTTCAGTCTACTGCTCCTGGAGATGTTAACGATGGATTGATGGAACTGCTCATCATGATCCACGCTTGTCGAACTGCCTCGGCCAGACGTATCACTGCTGTTATTCCCAGCTTTCCTTACGCGCGCCAGGATAAGAAGGACAAGTCTCGAGCTCCTATCAGTGCTAAACTGATCGCAAATATGCTTCAAGTTTCTGGATGC AACCATGTCATCACCATGGACCTCCACGCTTCTCAGATTCAAGGCTTCTTCAACGTCCCAGTGGACAACCTTTACGCAGAGCCCTCTGTCCTTCGTTGGATCCGAGAGAACCTTAATGTGGAAAACTGCGTGATTGTTTCACCTGATGCTGGTGGCGCCAAGCGTGCTACCTCTCTGGCTGACCGCCTCAACACTGGATTCGCTCTCATTCACAAGGAGCGCCCTCGTCCCAACGTCGTTGGCCGCATGGTGCTCGTTGGTGACGTCCAGGATAAGGTCGCCATCCTAGTCGATGACATGGCAGACACTTGTGGAACT cttgccaaggctgctgagacCGTCCACAAGCACGGTGCCAGTGAAGTCTATGCCATCGTCACTCACGGTATCCTGAGTGGCAAGGCcattgacaccatcaacagctctGTCCTCTCTGGTCTCGTTGTTACCAACA ccgTGCCTC TGGGTGACAAGATTGAGCGATgccccaagctcaaggtcatTGATGTCTCCGGAACCCTCGCTGAG GCTATCCGACGAACCCACAACGGAGAATCTGTCTCCTACCTTTTCAACAACGCCCCCGTCTAA
- a CDS encoding tRNA (uridine-2'-O-)-methyltransferase TRM7, whose product MGKSSKDKRDAYYRLAKEQGWRARSAFKLLQLDEEFDLFADVTRVVDLCAAPGSWSQVLSRVLIKGEKFGRAAWQDKEAKFRQQMLGILPKDGDDEQQTTEIQQNEEEPAKPREDVKIVSIDLQPISPLAGITTLRADITHPATVPLLLSALDSSYDPKAAGTQASHPVDLVLSDGAPDVTGLHDLDIYVQSQLLFAALNLALCVLKPGGKFVAKIFRGRNVDVLYAQLKIFFEKVIVAKPRSSRASSVEAFIVCINFQPPAGFRASLEEPLGVGGRLEEMLKEKGDVDMQDSMAKDEGVVEMEVYDEVPEDTERNSRWVAPFIACGDLSAFDSDASYQLPEDYVSLDPVQPPIAPPYKRAIEMRAAMSGSQR is encoded by the exons ATGGGAAAATCCTCAAAAGATAAGCGCGACGCCTACTACCGTCTCGCCAAAGAGCAAGGGTGGCGTGCGCGAAGTGCATTTAAGCTATTGCAGCTTGACGAGG AATTCGATCTCTTCGCCGATGTCACTCGAGTCGTCGACCTCTGCGCCGCTCCTGGAAGTTGGTCGCAAGTACTTTCCCGTGTACTAATTAAGGGAGAGAAGTTTGGCCGGGCTGCGTGGCAGGATAAGGAAGCCAAGTTTCGACAGCAGATGCTGGGAATCCTACCcaaagatggagatgacgaGCAGCAGACAACTGAGATCCAGCAAAACGAGGAGGAACctgcaaagccaagagagGATGTTAAGATTGTGTCGATCGATCTACAGCCTATTTCACCTCTTGCTGGTATCACCACACTTCGAGCCGATATTACACACCCTGCGACAGTACCTCTTCTACTCTCCGCTCTTGATTCTTCCTACGACCCCAAGGCTGCTGGAACACAGGCCTCGCACCCCGTCGACCTTGTTTTAAGCGATGGTGCTCCTGATGTGACTGGTCTCCATGACCTCGATATTTACGTTCAGTCCCAATTGCTCTTTGCCGCTCTTAACCTGGCCCTCTGTGTCCTCAAGCCCGGAGGTAAATTCGTCGCCAAGATCTTCCGCGGTAGAAACGTCGACGTTCTCTACGCCCAgctcaagatcttcttcGAAAAGGTCATCGTGGCCAAGCCCCGTAGTAGTCGCGCAAGCAGCGTGGAAGCCTTCATCGTGTGCATCAACTTCCAGCCCCCCGCTGGCTTCCGTGCCAGTCTCGAAGAGCCGCTCGGTGTTGGCGGACGATTGGAggagatgctcaaggagaagggagaTGTTGACATGCAGGACTCAATGGCAAAGGACGAGGGAGTTGTGGAAATGGAGGTTTACGATGAAGTGCCTGAAGACACGGAGAGAAACAGTCGATGGGTCGCGCCGTTCATTGCCTGTGGAGATCTATCCGCCTTTGACTCCGACGCCTCGTACCAGCTCCCTGAGGACTACGTCTCTCTAGATCCTGTCCAGCCACCTATCGCTCCTCCTTACAAACGCGCCATTGAGATGCGAGCCGCCATGTCCGGATCACAGCGCtaa